A portion of the Streptomyces coeruleoprunus genome contains these proteins:
- a CDS encoding chaplin, protein MSRIAKAVVLTSAVAASLAGTAGIANADAHSEGAAVGSPGVISGNLVQVPIHIPINVCGNTVNIIGALNPTFGNVCIND, encoded by the coding sequence ATGTCCCGTATCGCGAAGGCTGTCGTCCTGACCTCCGCCGTCGCCGCGTCCCTGGCCGGCACCGCTGGCATCGCGAACGCCGACGCCCACTCGGAAGGCGCGGCCGTGGGTTCCCCCGGCGTCATCTCCGGCAACCTCGTCCAGGTCCCGATCCACATCCCGATCAACGTCTGCGGCAACACCGTCAACATCATCGGCGCCCTCAACCCGACGTTCGGGAACGTCTGCATCAACGACTGA
- a CDS encoding chaplin — MSRIAKAAVVIAGTGAVALSGAGMAVADAGADAAAVNSPGVISGNAVQVPIHIPINLCGNTVDIIGLLNPAFGNACFNVGKDHKGGNGGHHGGGHHGGGHNGGGHNGGGNGYGS; from the coding sequence ATGTCTCGCATCGCGAAGGCTGCCGTCGTCATCGCCGGCACGGGCGCTGTCGCCCTGAGCGGGGCCGGCATGGCCGTCGCCGACGCGGGGGCCGACGCCGCCGCCGTCAACTCCCCTGGTGTCATCTCGGGCAACGCCGTCCAGGTTCCGATCCACATCCCCATCAACCTGTGCGGCAACACCGTCGACATCATCGGCCTGCTGAACCCGGCCTTCGGCAACGCCTGCTTCAACGTGGGCAAGGACCACAAGGGCGGGAACGGCGGTCACCACGGTGGCGGCCACCACGGTGGCGGCCACAACGGCGGTGGCCACAACGGCGGCGGGAACGGCTACGGCAGCTGA
- a CDS encoding tyrosinase family protein — protein MAYTRKNQRDLSASERRRFVAAVLELKRRGRYDEFVRMHLDYYGADGDDGLRVAHMAPTFLPWHRQYLLDFERALRQIDDSVTVPYWDWTRDRGPAASVWGEDLMGGNGRRGDFQVMTGPFAYRNGNWTIKVGVTENRFLTRDFGRPADPLDLPTKAELAWATGETVYDMAPWNSTSRGGFRNRLEGWAPGRGNARWRNHNRVHRWVGGLMLGGASVNDPVFWLHHAFVDLLWSRWQRDHPGAAYLPATPPPSGSGQRGRVVSRHERMPPWDVTPAQLADHSRLYRYA, from the coding sequence ATGGCGTATACACGTAAGAACCAGCGTGACCTGTCCGCCTCGGAGCGGCGCCGGTTCGTCGCGGCCGTGCTGGAGCTGAAGCGGCGGGGGCGGTACGACGAGTTCGTCCGGATGCACCTGGACTACTACGGCGCGGACGGCGACGACGGGCTGCGCGTGGCGCACATGGCGCCCACGTTCCTGCCCTGGCACCGCCAGTACCTGCTGGACTTCGAGCGGGCGCTGCGGCAGATCGACGACTCGGTGACCGTGCCGTACTGGGACTGGACGCGCGACCGCGGCCCGGCGGCGTCGGTGTGGGGCGAGGACCTGATGGGCGGCAACGGCCGCCGCGGCGACTTCCAGGTGATGACGGGCCCCTTCGCGTACCGGAACGGCAATTGGACGATCAAGGTCGGGGTGACCGAGAACCGCTTCCTGACCCGGGACTTCGGCCGGCCCGCCGACCCGCTCGACCTGCCCACCAAGGCCGAGCTGGCCTGGGCCACCGGCGAGACCGTGTACGACATGGCGCCCTGGAACTCCACGAGCCGCGGCGGCTTCCGCAACCGCCTGGAGGGCTGGGCGCCGGGCCGGGGCAACGCGCGGTGGCGCAACCACAACCGGGTGCACCGCTGGGTGGGCGGGCTGATGCTGGGCGGCGCGTCGGTCAACGACCCGGTCTTCTGGCTCCACCACGCCTTCGTGGACCTGCTGTGGTCGCGCTGGCAGCGCGACCACCCGGGCGCCGCCTACCTGCCCGCGACCCCGCCGCCGTCCGGCTCCGGCCAGCGCGGCCGGGTGGTGTCCCGGCACGAGCGGATGCCGCCCTGGGACGTGACACCGGCGCAGCTCGCCGACCACAGCCGTCTGTACCGCTACGCCTAG
- a CDS encoding tyrosinase family oxidase copper chaperone — protein MIAKSPQPLAVRRFPRGFPRRGALRALFTLAVASFTGGTLAHVATTPRDGRPGGPAARPAGTRPGSRGGGAPGTVLHGAFDEMYRGRRIQGRPVPAHAAEFEVLVDDRPLHLMRCANGGYLSLVDHYQSYPTPLAATRAAVDELGTARLASVTHGSRLRGDHGVYT, from the coding sequence ATGATCGCCAAGAGTCCGCAGCCCCTCGCCGTCCGCCGCTTCCCCCGGGGGTTCCCGCGCCGTGGCGCCCTGCGCGCGCTGTTCACGCTCGCGGTCGCCTCCTTCACGGGTGGGACGCTCGCCCATGTCGCCACCACACCGCGCGACGGCAGGCCCGGCGGCCCCGCCGCACGGCCGGCCGGCACCCGCCCCGGGAGCCGGGGCGGCGGCGCGCCCGGCACGGTGCTGCACGGCGCCTTCGACGAGATGTACAGGGGACGCCGCATCCAGGGCCGCCCGGTGCCGGCGCACGCGGCCGAGTTCGAGGTCCTCGTCGACGACCGGCCCCTGCACCTGATGCGCTGTGCCAACGGCGGCTATCTGAGCCTGGTGGACCACTACCAGTCGTATCCGACGCCGCTCGCCGCCACCCGGGCAGCCGTCGACGAGCTGGGCACCGCCCGGCTGGCGTCGGTCACTCACGGCAGCCGACTGCGAGGGGACCATGGCGTATACACGTAA
- a CDS encoding DUF5949 family protein, producing the protein MTSSTAVAPDQRRSLMGTLTVIAWSSEPTPDDPGAPMLMVYSLGDGRDGPEAGEEALRAELKQLGLSIGEELIDVGRRTRIPVTLLVEAEQAVLTLPFMKVQCPVPPQWEKAAHMKGQVYLIFAVRPWPEAVPGKEVPAEKLRDFVSAEGLLEGSAHCLVPVLRVRT; encoded by the coding sequence ATGACCTCTTCCACCGCCGTTGCCCCGGACCAGCGGCGTTCCCTCATGGGGACGCTCACCGTCATCGCCTGGTCCAGCGAGCCCACCCCGGACGACCCGGGCGCCCCGATGCTGATGGTGTACTCGCTCGGGGACGGCCGCGACGGTCCCGAGGCCGGCGAGGAGGCCCTGCGCGCGGAGCTGAAGCAGCTCGGCCTGTCGATCGGCGAGGAGCTGATCGACGTGGGCCGTCGGACGAGGATCCCGGTCACGCTGCTGGTCGAGGCCGAACAGGCCGTCCTCACCCTGCCGTTCATGAAGGTGCAGTGCCCCGTCCCGCCGCAGTGGGAGAAGGCCGCGCACATGAAGGGACAGGTCTATCTGATCTTCGCTGTGCGGCCGTGGCCCGAGGCCGTGCCCGGCAAGGAGGTCCCCGCCGAGAAGCTGCGCGACTTCGTCAGCGCCGAGGGCCTGCTGGAGGGCAGCGCGCACTGCCTGGTGCCCGTGCTCAGGGTGCGTACCTGA
- a CDS encoding vitamin K epoxide reductase family protein has product MTMTHERRTEPAPVPAVPAAGPVGTGAGRGLAWLLVLTGAAGLLAAWEITLDKFRLLEDPDFTPGCSLNPVVSCGSVMKSEQAAVFGFPNPMLGLVTYGMVVAIGVGLLAGARHGRWYWLGLNAGTLFGVGFCSWLMQQSLYVINALCLWCCLAWVATIVMFWFVTAHTVRRGLLPAPAWVRRFLDEFPWVPPVLHLGVVGMLILTRWWEFWTS; this is encoded by the coding sequence ATGACGATGACGCACGAGAGGCGTACGGAGCCCGCTCCCGTCCCGGCCGTCCCCGCCGCGGGCCCGGTGGGGACGGGAGCGGGCCGGGGACTCGCCTGGCTGCTGGTCCTGACCGGCGCGGCGGGGCTGCTGGCCGCGTGGGAGATCACGCTGGACAAGTTCCGGCTGCTGGAGGACCCGGACTTCACCCCGGGGTGCAGCCTCAACCCGGTGGTGTCGTGCGGCAGCGTCATGAAGAGCGAGCAGGCGGCGGTGTTCGGCTTCCCGAACCCGATGCTGGGGCTCGTCACGTACGGCATGGTCGTCGCGATCGGCGTGGGGCTCCTCGCGGGGGCGCGCCACGGGCGCTGGTACTGGCTCGGGCTGAACGCGGGCACGCTGTTCGGCGTGGGCTTCTGCTCCTGGCTGATGCAGCAGTCGCTGTACGTCATCAACGCGCTGTGCCTGTGGTGCTGTCTGGCGTGGGTGGCCACCATCGTCATGTTCTGGTTCGTCACCGCGCACACCGTGCGCCGCGGGCTGCTGCCCGCGCCGGCCTGGGTGCGCCGGTTCCTGGACGAGTTCCCCTGGGTCCCGCCGGTACTGCACCTCGGCGTCGTCGGAATGCTGATCCTGACGCGCTGGTGGGAGTTCTGGACGAGCTGA
- a CDS encoding RES family NAD+ phosphorylase, with translation MPNTPPPPVPPDTPVKATLPAGTPLFRVHRAEWAATAFNSVPAGRLWGGGRFDATEDDAYPFLYTGLTAASAVCESLLRSVPCHSPEPRPVPRSAVRGRRLAFLRLAVDLDVVSLMSGRDLAAVAQDSWLVQAEAHEYAFTRAWGHWIRRHTEPWARGFVWPSKREPADRVAILFGDRCPPGAVEETGAPAVDLSAPEGEEWLNGLLRPYNAQVAPG, from the coding sequence ATGCCCAACACCCCGCCGCCCCCGGTCCCGCCGGACACCCCGGTCAAGGCGACCCTGCCCGCGGGGACGCCGCTGTTCCGGGTGCACCGTGCCGAGTGGGCCGCGACCGCCTTCAACTCCGTACCGGCCGGGCGGCTGTGGGGCGGGGGCCGGTTCGACGCGACCGAGGACGACGCCTACCCGTTCCTCTACACGGGGCTGACGGCGGCGTCCGCCGTGTGCGAGTCGCTGCTGCGGTCCGTTCCGTGCCACTCGCCGGAGCCGCGGCCCGTTCCCCGGTCGGCGGTGCGGGGCAGGCGGCTGGCGTTCCTGCGGCTCGCCGTGGACCTGGACGTGGTGTCGTTGATGTCGGGCCGTGATCTGGCGGCCGTGGCGCAGGACTCGTGGCTCGTGCAGGCGGAGGCGCACGAGTACGCGTTCACCCGGGCGTGGGGGCACTGGATCCGCCGTCACACCGAGCCGTGGGCGCGGGGCTTCGTCTGGCCGTCGAAGCGCGAGCCGGCCGACCGGGTCGCGATCCTGTTCGGCGACCGCTGCCCGCCCGGGGCGGTCGAGGAGACGGGCGCGCCGGCCGTCGACCTGTCGGCGCCGGAGGGCGAGGAGTGGCTGAACGGGCTGCTCAGGCCGTACAACGCGCAGGTCGCTCCGGGCTGA
- a CDS encoding LysE family translocator, which yields MVETSALLGVVAVGLGMVLTPGPNMIYLVSRSLTQGRRAGLVSLAGVATGFLVYLVATNLGLSVLFVAVPQLYLAVKLAGAAYLAWLAWCALRPGGVSVFTPQDVPPDSPRRLYAMGLMTSLLNPKIAIMYLSLIPQFVDPSAGGVLVQGLLLGSAQVVVSVTVNLSIVLAAGTIAVFLARRPAWLRTQRYAMGAVLGTLAVTLAIDTSTPKSTH from the coding sequence GTGGTGGAGACGAGCGCCCTGCTGGGCGTCGTGGCGGTGGGACTCGGCATGGTGCTCACCCCGGGACCGAACATGATCTACCTGGTCTCGCGCTCCCTGACCCAGGGCCGCCGCGCCGGCCTGGTCTCGCTCGCCGGAGTCGCCACCGGCTTCCTCGTGTACCTGGTCGCTACCAACCTCGGCCTGTCGGTCCTCTTCGTCGCCGTACCGCAGCTCTACCTCGCCGTGAAGCTGGCAGGCGCCGCGTACCTCGCCTGGCTCGCCTGGTGCGCGCTCCGCCCGGGCGGCGTGTCGGTCTTCACGCCGCAGGACGTACCGCCCGACTCGCCCCGCAGGCTCTACGCCATGGGGCTGATGACCAGCCTGCTCAACCCCAAGATCGCGATCATGTACCTGTCGCTGATCCCGCAGTTCGTCGACCCGTCGGCGGGCGGCGTCCTCGTCCAGGGGCTGCTGCTCGGCTCGGCACAGGTGGTCGTCAGCGTCACCGTGAACCTGTCCATCGTCCTCGCCGCCGGCACCATCGCCGTCTTCCTGGCCCGCCGCCCCGCCTGGCTGCGCACCCAGCGCTACGCCATGGGCGCCGTCCTCGGCACGCTGGCCGTCACCCTCGCCATCGACACGTCGACCCCGAAGTCCACCCACTGA
- a CDS encoding PLP-dependent aminotransferase family protein: MRDYQQVADTVAAEIAAGRLRPGDRLPPQRRFARQHGIAASTASRVYQELARRGLTVGEVGRGTFVRAADGPEAGPALSEPPDRRVNLELNHPVVPEQAALLAQGLGGLLRPDVLDSALRPVGPAGTPQARAAAARLLTRAGWRPDPDRVLFAGNGRQAISAAVAALVPPGGRLGAEEFTYPVLKSLAGRLGVTVVPLAMDEEGLVPGAVEAAHRSAPLHAVYVQPTLHNPLSVTMPAARRADLAAALRRLDVPAVEDAVWGFLYGDGDGGGGGGDVVAGRAEAAPLAAYAPERTVLVDSMSKRMAPGLTAGFAVVPDALAPGVTAAVRSGGWAPSRFALEAAVRWESDGTARALADAKRADVERRQLLVRHHLAGFAVRGAPRSCFCWWDLPPEWRADLFVAAAARHGIAVTPGAAFAADPRRAPGAVRLGLASPPLDTLARALTTLARLARSAPEDVLAEEPEK; the protein is encoded by the coding sequence TTGAGGGACTATCAGCAGGTCGCCGACACCGTGGCGGCCGAGATCGCGGCGGGCCGGCTCCGCCCCGGGGACCGGCTGCCGCCGCAACGGCGGTTCGCGCGGCAGCACGGCATCGCCGCCTCCACGGCGTCCCGCGTCTACCAGGAGCTGGCGCGGCGCGGGCTGACGGTCGGCGAGGTCGGGCGCGGGACCTTCGTCCGCGCCGCCGACGGGCCGGAGGCAGGGCCCGCGCTGAGCGAACCGCCGGACCGGCGCGTCAACCTGGAGCTGAACCACCCGGTCGTGCCCGAGCAGGCCGCGCTGCTGGCCCAGGGGCTCGGCGGGCTGCTCCGCCCCGACGTCCTGGACTCCGCCCTGCGGCCGGTGGGCCCGGCCGGCACCCCGCAGGCGCGTGCGGCGGCGGCCCGGCTGCTCACCCGGGCCGGCTGGCGGCCCGACCCGGACCGGGTGCTGTTCGCCGGGAACGGGCGGCAGGCCATCTCGGCGGCCGTCGCCGCGCTCGTCCCGCCGGGCGGGCGGCTCGGCGCCGAGGAGTTCACGTACCCGGTGCTGAAGTCGCTCGCCGGGCGGCTCGGCGTGACGGTCGTGCCGCTGGCCATGGACGAGGAGGGGCTGGTGCCGGGGGCCGTGGAGGCGGCCCACCGCAGCGCGCCGCTGCACGCGGTGTACGTCCAGCCGACGCTCCACAACCCGCTCTCGGTCACCATGCCGGCCGCCCGCCGGGCCGACCTGGCGGCGGCCCTGCGGCGGCTGGACGTGCCGGCGGTCGAGGACGCGGTGTGGGGGTTCTTGTACGGGGACGGGGACGGGGGCGGCGGCGGAGGCGACGTGGTCGCCGGCCGCGCGGAGGCGGCGCCGCTCGCCGCGTACGCGCCGGAGCGGACGGTCCTCGTGGACAGCATGTCGAAGCGGATGGCGCCGGGCTTGACGGCGGGGTTCGCCGTCGTGCCGGACGCCCTGGCGCCCGGTGTCACCGCCGCCGTGCGTTCCGGCGGCTGGGCGCCGTCCCGCTTCGCGCTGGAGGCGGCGGTCCGCTGGGAGTCGGACGGCACGGCGCGGGCGCTCGCGGACGCCAAGCGGGCCGACGTCGAGCGCCGCCAGCTGCTCGTGCGCCACCACCTGGCGGGCTTCGCCGTGCGGGGCGCCCCGCGCTCCTGCTTCTGCTGGTGGGACCTGCCGCCGGAATGGCGGGCCGACCTGTTCGTGGCCGCGGCGGCGCGGCACGGCATCGCGGTGACCCCGGGGGCGGCGTTCGCCGCGGACCCCCGCCGGGCTCCCGGCGCGGTCCGGCTCGGCCTGGCGTCGCCGCCGCTCGACACCCTGGCCCGGGCGCTGACCACCCTCGCCCGGCTGGCCCGCTCGGCCCCGGAGGACGTCCTGGCGGAGGAGCCGGAGAAGTGA
- a CDS encoding lytic transglycosylase domain-containing protein, translating into MVEAGKSARGARGRRRVVGTAVAAAAVAVLTGSQAPGAAGRDAVGDGRGVAAEGAVPPPGDAYYFTALPPLEVRGHVQAAKPARGGAVPATVFDAYRRAEDTQAQDAPGCHLRWQLLAAIGQVESGQARGGRVNAAGTTYAPIVGPRLDGNGFALIRDTDQGRYDGDLAYDRAVGPMQFIPSTWAGWGADGNGDGLADPHNAYDAALAAGRYLCAGGRDLAEPGDLDRAVLAYNPSREYLRLVLSWFGYFRDGHRVVPDASAGGTARPGAAVGGTRPSAPGPADGRAPEPAPTDTTAPAPAPTPSATPPGTPSAPPSREPEPSGPAAPPLVTVDITEVPAPSGGVLPGAGALTRNG; encoded by the coding sequence ATGGTGGAGGCGGGGAAGTCGGCGCGCGGTGCGCGGGGGCGTCGGCGGGTGGTGGGGACGGCGGTCGCGGCGGCCGCCGTGGCCGTGCTCACCGGGTCGCAGGCCCCGGGCGCGGCCGGGCGGGACGCGGTGGGCGACGGGCGCGGCGTGGCAGCCGAAGGGGCCGTGCCGCCGCCCGGGGACGCGTACTACTTCACGGCGCTGCCGCCCCTGGAGGTGCGGGGTCACGTGCAAGCCGCGAAGCCGGCCCGGGGCGGGGCCGTGCCGGCGACCGTCTTCGACGCGTACCGGCGGGCCGAGGACACCCAGGCGCAGGACGCGCCGGGCTGCCACCTGCGCTGGCAGCTGCTCGCCGCCATCGGACAGGTGGAGTCCGGGCAGGCGCGCGGCGGCCGGGTGAACGCCGCCGGTACGACGTACGCGCCGATCGTCGGTCCCCGGCTGGACGGCAACGGCTTCGCCCTGATCCGCGACACGGATCAGGGGCGGTACGACGGCGACCTGGCGTACGACCGGGCCGTCGGGCCGATGCAGTTCATCCCGTCCACCTGGGCCGGATGGGGCGCGGACGGCAACGGCGACGGCCTCGCCGACCCGCACAACGCCTACGACGCGGCTCTCGCCGCCGGGCGCTACCTGTGCGCGGGCGGGCGCGACCTCGCCGAGCCGGGCGACCTGGACCGGGCGGTCCTCGCGTACAACCCGTCGCGGGAGTACCTGCGGCTGGTGCTGTCCTGGTTCGGGTACTTCCGCGACGGCCACCGCGTGGTGCCCGACGCCTCCGCGGGCGGTACGGCCCGGCCGGGCGCCGCCGTCGGCGGTACGCGGCCCTCGGCTCCCGGCCCGGCGGACGGCCGCGCGCCGGAGCCCGCCCCCACGGACACGACCGCTCCGGCCCCCGCGCCCACCCCGTCCGCCACCCCGCCGGGCACGCCGTCGGCCCCGCCGTCGCGGGAGCCCGAGCCGTCGGGCCCGGCGGCTCCGCCGCTGGTCACCGTGGACATCACCGAGGTTCCGGCGCCGAGCGGCGGCGTCCTGCCGGGCGCGGGGGCCCTCACCCGCAACGGTTAG
- a CDS encoding RNA polymerase sigma factor codes for MATTDLHDAHPDGPGADAAHVRWHRMWSHRDQLLKVARRRSMSTEDAEDAVHEAMLRAAENPHLDDARLGAWLTTVTMRLCVDRHRQVHREAEVRALPKLTAPGPAPVDEVVCDRHEAQWIAYRSRELPARQAEALRLKAQDRDVEQVAREMGLSYQAVESLLARARRTLRNSLAATLGLALWLCGRGGRASSQAGGNAQAVAMASAAALAVAGLAIPFSYDAQDPGRSRPAHPAPSGTVGTVGTAGYEVPQPDASGAARKPGAGDGAPASPAPGGDASPGAVPPLLDGLPEVALPEGLPEGLPEGLPSAEVPGIPGISGAPEVPSVPLPEVPEVPVVSEVPDVTGTTDVTDLRVPAPDVPEAGLPVPGPSTTRLPQPQLQDSGPVSTP; via the coding sequence ATGGCGACGACGGACCTGCACGACGCGCACCCGGACGGACCGGGTGCCGACGCCGCCCACGTGCGGTGGCACCGCATGTGGAGCCACCGCGACCAGCTGCTCAAGGTGGCCCGCCGGAGGTCCATGAGCACCGAGGACGCCGAGGACGCCGTCCACGAGGCGATGCTGCGCGCCGCCGAGAACCCGCACCTCGACGACGCGCGCCTCGGGGCGTGGCTGACCACCGTGACCATGCGGCTGTGCGTCGACCGGCACCGCCAGGTCCACCGCGAGGCCGAGGTGCGGGCCCTGCCGAAGCTCACCGCCCCCGGACCCGCGCCCGTCGACGAGGTGGTGTGCGACCGGCACGAGGCCCAGTGGATCGCGTACCGGAGCCGCGAGCTGCCCGCCCGGCAGGCCGAGGCCCTGCGACTGAAGGCCCAGGACCGGGACGTCGAGCAGGTCGCCCGGGAGATGGGGCTCAGCTACCAGGCGGTCGAGTCGCTGCTGGCCCGCGCGCGGCGGACGCTGCGCAACTCGCTCGCCGCGACCCTGGGGCTCGCGCTGTGGCTGTGCGGGCGCGGGGGCCGGGCGTCCTCGCAGGCGGGCGGCAACGCCCAGGCGGTCGCCATGGCCTCGGCGGCGGCGCTGGCCGTGGCGGGGCTCGCGATCCCCTTCTCGTACGACGCGCAGGACCCCGGCCGGTCCCGGCCGGCCCACCCCGCGCCCTCCGGCACGGTCGGCACGGTGGGGACGGCCGGGTACGAGGTGCCGCAGCCGGACGCCTCGGGCGCGGCGCGGAAGCCGGGCGCCGGGGACGGGGCGCCGGCGAGCCCCGCGCCGGGCGGGGACGCGTCGCCGGGAGCGGTCCCGCCGCTGCTGGACGGGCTGCCGGAGGTGGCGTTGCCGGAGGGGCTGCCGGAAGGGCTGCCGGAAGGGCTGCCGAGCGCTGAGGTACCGGGCATCCCGGGCATATCGGGTGCGCCTGAGGTGCCGAGTGTGCCGCTGCCCGAGGTGCCCGAGGTGCCTGTCGTGTCCGAGGTGCCCGACGTAACCGGTACGACCGATGTGACCGACCTGCGCGTGCCCGCCCCCGACGTGCCGGAGGCCGGGCTTCCGGTGCCTGGCCCGAGCACCACACGGCTGCCGCAGCCGCAGCTCCAGGATTCCGGGCCGGTTTCCACCCCGTAA
- a CDS encoding ABC transporter ATP-binding protein translates to MGVEICVEGLTKSFGHQVIWQDVSLTLPAGEVSVLLGPSGTGKSVFLKTLVGLLKPDRGAIRIAGEDITRLREHDLYEVRKLFGVLFQDGALFGSMNLYDNIAFPLREHTRKSESEIRRIVLEKMDMVGLIGAEEKLPGEISGGMRKRAGLARALVLDPEIILFDEPDSGLDPVRVAYLNQLIVDLNAQIDATFLIVTHDIASARQVPDNIGLLFRRELVMFGPREKLLTSDEPVVRQFLNGRMQGPIGMAEEKDAAQVEQELAQLDVGAPAGEERMTPRLLPGPGVVRPPRWQAIAEREESLHAGGSRGAHLSRPAERLPATERPVDDAEPTTGRPADHAQPTTGPARSAGEGEPGAVRLADDEEAGA, encoded by the coding sequence ATGGGTGTCGAGATCTGCGTGGAAGGATTGACCAAATCCTTCGGCCACCAGGTCATCTGGCAGGACGTCTCGCTGACGCTGCCCGCCGGGGAGGTGTCCGTCCTGCTCGGCCCGTCGGGCACGGGCAAGTCGGTGTTCCTGAAGACGCTCGTCGGGCTGCTCAAGCCGGACCGGGGCGCGATCCGGATCGCCGGAGAGGACATCACCCGGCTCCGCGAACACGACCTGTACGAGGTGCGCAAGCTCTTCGGCGTGCTGTTCCAGGACGGCGCCCTGTTCGGGTCGATGAACCTGTACGACAACATCGCCTTCCCGCTGCGCGAGCACACCCGCAAGTCCGAGAGCGAGATCCGGCGCATCGTGCTGGAGAAGATGGACATGGTCGGGCTCATCGGCGCCGAGGAGAAGCTGCCCGGCGAGATCTCCGGCGGCATGCGCAAGCGGGCGGGCCTGGCCAGGGCGCTGGTGCTGGACCCGGAGATCATCCTCTTCGACGAGCCCGACTCCGGGCTCGACCCGGTCCGGGTCGCGTACCTCAACCAGCTCATCGTCGATCTCAACGCGCAGATCGACGCGACCTTCCTGATCGTCACGCACGACATCGCGTCGGCCCGCCAGGTCCCGGACAACATCGGTCTGCTGTTCCGGCGCGAGCTGGTGATGTTCGGCCCGCGCGAGAAGCTGCTGACGAGTGACGAGCCGGTGGTGCGGCAGTTCCTGAACGGGCGGATGCAGGGGCCCATCGGGATGGCGGAGGAGAAGGACGCGGCTCAGGTCGAGCAGGAGCTGGCGCAGCTGGACGTGGGTGCGCCGGCGGGTGAGGAGCGGATGACCCCGCGGCTGCTGCCCGGCCCCGGAGTCGTCCGGCCACCGCGCTGGCAGGCGATCGCCGAGCGGGAGGAGTCGCTGCACGCCGGTGGGTCCCGTGGTGCCCACCTGTCCCGCCCCGCGGAACGCCTGCCCGCCACGGAACGGCCCGTCGATGACGCGGAGCCCACCACGGGACGGCCCGCCGACCACGCGCAGCCGACCACGGGACCGGCTCGGTCCGCCGGGGAGGGCGAGCCCGGCGCGGTACGGCTCGCCGACGACGAGGAGGCCGGCGCGTGA
- a CDS encoding ABC transporter permease, with protein MSFSPLAGLRHSGALFAMALDVLRTLPRRPFQVREFIQQAWFIAGVTILPTALVSIPFGAVIALQIGGLTRQLGAQSFSGAASVLAVLREASPIVTALLIAGAGGTAICADLGARKIREEIDAMQVLGIDPIHRLVVPRVLATMLVAVLLNGLVSVVGVAGGYFFNVVLQNGTPGAYLASFTTLAQLSDLWAAEVKALVFGAIAAIVASYKGLTAKGGPKGVGDAVNQSVVITFMLLFVTNFVMTAVYFQLVPQRG; from the coding sequence GTGAGCTTTTCGCCTCTTGCCGGGCTCCGGCACTCCGGTGCGCTGTTCGCCATGGCGCTCGACGTGCTGCGGACGCTGCCCCGGCGGCCGTTCCAGGTGCGCGAGTTCATCCAGCAGGCCTGGTTCATCGCGGGTGTCACGATCCTGCCGACCGCCCTCGTCTCCATCCCGTTCGGCGCGGTCATCGCGCTCCAGATCGGCGGTCTGACCCGTCAGCTGGGCGCCCAGTCGTTCTCCGGTGCCGCCTCCGTCCTCGCCGTGCTGCGCGAGGCGTCGCCGATCGTGACGGCGCTGCTCATCGCCGGCGCGGGCGGCACCGCGATCTGCGCGGACCTCGGGGCCCGCAAGATCCGCGAGGAGATCGACGCCATGCAGGTCCTCGGCATCGACCCGATCCACCGGCTCGTGGTGCCCCGGGTGCTGGCCACGATGCTCGTGGCGGTCCTCCTCAACGGCCTGGTGTCCGTGGTCGGCGTGGCCGGCGGCTACTTCTTCAACGTCGTCCTCCAGAACGGCACCCCGGGCGCGTACCTCGCCTCGTTCACCACGCTCGCGCAGCTCTCCGACCTGTGGGCGGCCGAGGTGAAGGCGCTGGTGTTCGGGGCGATCGCGGCGATCGTCGCCTCGTACAAGGGGCTGACCGCCAAGGGCGGGCCGAAGGGCGTCGGCGACGCGGTGAACCAGTCCGTGGTGATCACCTTCATGTTGCTGTTCGTGACGAACTTCGTGATGACCGCCGTCTACTTCCAGCTCGTTCCGCAGAGGGGATGA